One genomic segment of Brassica napus cultivar Da-Ae chromosome A3, Da-Ae, whole genome shotgun sequence includes these proteins:
- the LOC106400681 gene encoding homeobox-leucine zipper protein MERISTEM L1, with protein MYQPNMFESHHHMFDMTPKNSDNDLGLTGSREDDFETKSGAEVTMENPLEEELQDPNQRPNKKKRYHRHTQRQIQELESFFKECPHPDDKQRKELSRELNLEPLQVKFWFQNKRTQMKAQHERHENSILKSDNDKLRAENNRYKDALNNATCPNCGGPAAIGEMSFDEQHLRIENARLREEIDRISAIAAKYVGKPLLTHSSSSFPQLTSSHHIPSRSLDLEVGNFGNTNNSQTGFLGDMYGTSDIMRSVSIHNDADKPMIVELAVAAMEELVRMAQTGDPLWVSSDSAVEILNEEEYFRTFPRGIGPKPLGLRSEASRESTVVIMNHINLVEILMDVNQWSSVFCGIVSRALTLEVLSTGVAGNYNGALQVMTAEFQVPSPLVPTRENYFVRYCKQHSDNTWAVVDVSLDSLRPSPITRNRRRPSGCLIQELQNGYSKVTWVEHTEVDDRSVHTMYKPLVNTGLAFGAKRWVATLDRQCERLASSMASNIPTGDLSVITSPEGRKSMLKLAERMVMSFCSGVGASNAHAWTTLATTGSDDVRVMTRKSMDDPGRPPGIVLSAATSFWIPVAPKRVFDFLRDENSRSEWDILSNGGLVQEMAHIANGRDPGNSVSLFRVNSANSGQSNMLILQESCTDASGSYVIYAPVDIMAMNVVLSGGDPDYVALLPSGFAILPDGSSRVNASAGAEGGDGNNLEVVTSTASNCGSLLTVAFQILVDSVPTAKLSLGSVATVNSLIKCTVERIKAALACDGA; from the exons ATGTATCAGCCAAACATGTTTGAGTCTCATCATCATATGTTCGATATGACCCCCAAAAACTCGGATAACGATTTGGGTCTTACGGGGAGCCGAGAAGACGACTTCGAGACCAAGTCTGGCGCAGAAGTCACCATGGAGAATCCTTtagaagaagagctccaagatcCTAATCAGCGTCCCAACAAAAAGAAGCGTTACCACCGTCACACGCAACGCCAGATTCAAGAGCTTGAATC GTTCTTCAAGGAGTGTCCTCATCCTGACGATAAGCAAAGAAAAGAGCTGAGCCGAGAGCTAAATTTAGAACCTCTGCAAGTCAAGTTTTGGTTCCAAAACAAGCGCACCCAAATGAAG GCACAACATGAGAGGCACGAGAACTCGATTCTGAAGTCAGACAACGACAAGCTCAGAGCAGAGAACAATAGGTACAAGGATGCTCTAAACAACGCAACATGCCCAAACTGTGGTGGTCCTGCCGCCATAGGAGAAATGTCATTCGACGAGCAGCATTTGAGGATTGAAAACGCTCGTCTACGCGAGGAAATCGATAGAATCTCTGCCATAGCTGCCAAATACGTAGGGAAGCCATTGCTGACTCACTCCTCCTCGTCTTTCCCTCAGCTCACATCTTCACACCACATACCGTCTCGCTCGCTTGATCTTGAAGTTGGCAACTTTGGAAACACTAACAATAGCCAGACAGGTTTCCTAGGGGACATGTATGGAACAAGCGACATTATGAGATCGGTCTCGATTCATAATGATGCTGATAAGCCAATGATTGTTGAGTTAGCTGTTGCTGCCATGGAAGAGCTTGTGAGAATGGCTCAAACAGGTGATCCCTTGTGGGTTTCAAGCGATAGTGCGGTTGAGATTCTCAATGAGGAAGAGTATTTTCGGACGTTCCCTAGGGGAATAGGACCAAAACCTTTGGGTTTAAGATCAGAAGCTTCTAGAGAGTCCACGGTCGTCATCATGAATCATATCAATCTCGTTGAGATTCTAATGGATGTG AATCAATGGTCTAGTGTGTTCTGCGGGATTGTATCCAGAGCATTGACGCTAGAAGTTCTATCTACTGGCGTTGCAGGGAACTACAATGGGGCATTACAAGTG ATGACAGCTGAGTTCCAAGTCCCGTCACCACTTGTCCCGACACGTGAGAACTACTTTGTAAGGTATTGTAAGCAGCACAGCGACAATACTTGGGCGGTTGTTGATGTCTCTTTGGACAGCCTAAGACCAAGTCCTATCACTAGAAACAGGAGAAGACCCTCTGGTTGTCTGATTCAAGAATTGCAGAATGGCTATTCTAAG GTGACATGGGTAGAGCATACGGAGGTGGATGACAGATCGGTTCACACCATGTATAAACCGTTGGTTAATACCGGTTTAGCTTTTGGTGCAAAACGTTGGGTGGCTACACTTGACCGCCAATGCGAGCGGCTCGCCAGTTCAATGGCTAGCAACATTCCAACCGGTGATCTTTCAG TGATAACAAGTCCTGAGGGGAGAAAGAGCATGTTGAAGCTAGCGGAGAGAATGGTGATGAGCTTCTGTAGCGGAGTAGGCGCGTCGAATGCACACGCATGGACGACACTGGCCACCACAGGCTCCGACGACGTTCGGGTCATGACCAGGAAGAGCATGGATGATCCAGGAAGGCCTCCAGGTATCGTCTTGAGCGCAGCCACTTCGTTCTGGATCCCAGTGGCACCTAAACGTGTGTTTGATTTTCTGAGAGATGAAAACTCTAGAAGCGAG TGGGATATACTTTCGAACGGAGGTTTGGTTCAAGAAATGGCTCATATCGCAAATGGTCGGGACCCTGGGAACTCTGTCTCCTTGTTCCGAGTTAAT AGCGCGAACTCAGGACAGAGCAACATGTTGATCTTACAAGAAAGCTGTACGGATGCATCAGGATCGTATGTGATATACGCACCTGTCGATATAATGGCTATGAACGTTGTCCTAAGCGGCGGGGATCCAGACTATGTCGCTTTGTTGCCATCCGGGTTCGCTATATTACCTGATGGCTCTTCAAGAGTGAATGCTAGTGCTGGAGCTGAAGGAGGGGATGGAAATAATCTAGAAGTGGTTACTTCCACCGCAAGTAACTGCGGCTCGCTACTCACCGTAGCGTTTCAGATTCTTGTTGACTCTGTTCCAACCGCTAAGCTCTCTCTAGGCTCAGTGGCTACAGTCAACAGTCTGATTAAATGCACCGTTGAGCGAATCAAAGCTGCCCTGGCATGCGATGGGGCATGa
- the LOC106400683 gene encoding beta-glucosidase 47: MYISVCPLWILCFITITLVSSSSSTTWYEDHVSLREINTQENFSFPNDFLFGTASSAYQYEGAYLTDGKTLSNWDVFTSIPGKISDGTHGKVAVDHYHRYPEDLDLMQDLGVNSYRFSLSWARILPKGRLGDVNMEGIDHYNRMINAVLKRGMEPFVTLTHYDIPQELEHRYKSWLSPQIREDFEHYAAICFRHFGNRVKFWSTFNEPNVQVILGYRKGTYPPSRCSKTFANCTRGGSDIEPLVAAHNIIRSHLAAVNLYRTKFQEDQRGKIGIVMNTIWFEPVSDSLADRLAAERAQAFYLTWFLDPVVFGRYPREMKDILGEDLPEFTKDDLKRSKNGLDFIGINQYTSRYAKDCLHTACEPGQGGSRAEGFVYSNALKDGLPLGEPTGVNWFNVYPQGMEEMLMYATERYRNIPLYVTENGFGENNTGVLLNDYRRVEFMSNYLDALKTAMRKGADVRGYFTWSLLDNFEWISGYTIRFGMYHVDFDTLERTPRLSASWYKNFIFKNVGQRRNDDDA; this comes from the exons ATGTACATTTCTGTGTGTCCACTGTGGATCCTCTGCTTCATCACCATAACCTTggtctcctcctcctcatcaacaACATGGTATGAAGATCATGTCTCACTGAGAGAGATTAACACCCAAGAAAATTTCAGTTTCCCAAACGACTTCCTCTTCGGCACTGCTTCTTCTGCTTACCAG TATGAAGGAGCTTACTTAACCGACGGAAAAACCCTAAGCAATTGGGACGTCTTCACAAGCATCCCTG GGAAAATCTCAGATGGAACCCATGGGAAAGTCGCTGTTGATCATTACCATCGATATCCG GAAGATTTGGATCTGATGCAAGACCTTGGAGTTAATAGCTATCGATTTTCTTTATCATGGGCTCGGATTCTTCCAA AAGGAAGGTTAGGAGATGTGAACATGGAAGGTATTGATCATTACAACAGAATGATCAATGCTGTACTCAAAAGAG GGATGGAGCCATTTGTCACTTTGACACATTATGACATTCCTCAAGAACTCGAGCATAGATACAAAAGTTGGCTCAGTCCCCAAATCcg GGAAGATTTTGAACACTATGCAGCGATTTGCTTCCGACACTTCGGGAACAGAGTTAAGTTCTGGTCTACGTTCAACGAACCAAACGTTCAAGTAATTTTAGGTTACCGGAAAGGGACTTACCCGCCTTCACGTTGTTCCAAGACTTTCGCAAACTGCACACGTGGCGGTTCAGACATAGAGCCACTTGTCGCTGCTCACAACATCATCCGGTCACATCTAGCCGCGGTCAATTTATACCGGACGAAATTTCAG GAAGACCAAAGGGGAAAGATTGGTATTGTTATGAACACGATCTGGTTTGAACCGGTTAGTGATTCTTTAGCAGATAGATTAGCTGCTGAGAGAGCTCAAGCTTTCTACTTGACTTG GTTCTTGGACCCGGTTGTGTTTGGAAGATATCCAAGAGAAATGAAAGATATTCTTGGAGAAGATCTTCCTGAATTCACAAAGGATGATCTTAAAAGATCCAAGAATGGATTAGACTTCATTGGGATTAATCAGTACACAAGCAGATACGCTAAAGATTGTCTGCATACTGCATGTGAACCGGGCCAAGGAGGCTCCAGAGCTGAAGGTTTTGTCTATTCAAATGCTCTTAAAGACGGTTTACCTTTAGGAGAACCG ACAGGAGTAAACTGGTTTAATGTTTATCCTCAAGGAATGGAAGAGATGTTGATGTATGCAACAGAGCGATACAGAAACATCCCATTGTACGTTACAGAAAATG GTTTTGGTGAGAACAATACAGGAGTTTTGTTAAACGATTACCGGAGAGTGGAATTTATGAGTAACTACTTAGATGCACTCAAAACAGCAATGAG GAAAGGAGCAGATGTAAGAGGATACTTCACGTGGTCTTTACTTGACAACTTCGAGTGGATATCTGGTTATACCATAAGGTTTGGTATGTACCACGTTGATTTTGATACTCTGGAGAGAACCCCGAGATTATCAGCGTCTTGGTACAAGAACTTCATTTTCAAGAATGTAGGTCAACGGagaaatgatgatgatgcatGA